TCACTCggcagcagaaaaacaaacatgaacagACCCAACATGAGACACGAGGCAATCAGGCCCAAACGAAGGGGACAAACTACTGtgcttcttccccttcctctccgaGTTCTGCCTTGCGAGGCACCGCTAGTTAAGGCGGGGGTACGCTGTGGTTAGCAGCAGGGCTTTCGGACATCACATCCCTGCCCCCGCCTGCCGGCTCAGTGAGCTTGGGCAGGTGTGATGGTTACTTTCATGTGTCAGCTTGGCTGGCCACGGGATGCCCAGATCGAGCGTGTTTCTGGGCGTGTCTGTGAGGACCTTTCGGGGCACggttagcatttgaatcagaGGACCGAGAGAGGCCGATGCCCTCCCCAGCGTGGTGGGCCTCGTCCGATCCGGCGAGGGcgtgaatagaacaaaaaggtggaggaagggagaattccCCCTCTGCCTGACTGCCAGGGCTGAGACACCACATCTCACTGGGTAAACACCACTGGCTCACCTGGTCCTCCagccttcagacttggactgaGTCATACAACTGGcttgacttctctgggcctccattttgCAAACAGATTGTGGGACTTGTCAGCCCCCATAATTGCATGAGGCAATTACTCATAATAAATCTCAGTCTCCCTCCGTATATCTTTATGTATAAATATCCTCCTATCCCGTGCTTCTGTGTCTCTGGGGAACGCTAATACGGCGCAGTAACTTTACATTTGCATCACGGATGGAGGAAGAGCTCCGCAAGGCATAGCCACTGTTAGTGGCACTGGGCAGAAGCCCAGAGCACCGCGAAGCCCGTGCCCGTGCGCTCACTGGAGAGTGCAGCCGTGTCCCGCCGCATTCCCGAGGCAAAACGATTCCCCGGAGTTCAGGCAGAATACTCCGGCCTCCGGATCTGCTGTCCCCACAGGCCGCCTCTGCTGCCTTTACAGACCAGCCACGCATCCCTCCCAGATTCATCCTGGCCTCCCTCAAATCCTCACCTCACCCCGCGCCTCcgctctcctgcccttccccatctTTCAGCAGTGGGTGGTCACGGGACCACGTTGTCTCCGGCTGGCCAGCAGGCTCCCGTCCCTGTCCTATGCCTGGTGGCTGTGGTGGAGACTCCCACAGCTTCCTCCCTATCCAGCCCTACCCGATAACCATCTTTCTGGGAATTGTTAGGAACTACGGTGGTCCGAGCCTTCCCATCCTGGCTTTTGGAGAACCGTTAAAGATTTATTCGGTGTATAagcattttgtatcattttttggAACTTTGGGAGTGGGAAGTTCCCATGCCACGCGCCATGAAACAGAAGTGTCACAGTGCAAACACGCTCGGTTTCTTTGGTTCCTAGTGAGCGTGGAATTCCTTGtttctgccattctttttttttttgtaattttttttaacatttatttatttttgggtggaagagagagagagagagagagagggagacacggtgcaagtggcagaggggcggagagggaggaagacacagaatccgaagcgggctccaggctctgagctgtcagcacagagtctaaggcggggctcgaacccacgaaccgtgagatcgtgacctgagccgaagtcggacacttaacagactgagtgcCCCTACCATTCTTCAACATTCTAGACATCGTCCCATCCATATCTTAGACGCTCGAGATCATAAGGAGGAAGAAGGCCTCCGTGTTTAAATCCAAGTATTCTCCATGACAACTGACAGGAGCAATTGACCCGGAAGACGCTACGGCCTCACGCAGGCCCCTTTGCTTCTCACAAATGCCTCCTCCTTCCTTGAAATGACTCGAGtttacctttcctttttaaatatacatgttgttttctgtttatttaagtaaactctgcccccatcccagggctcaaactcacgaccccggaGATCAGGAGTCGCACGCCCTGCGGATTGAGCCACCAGATTGACCTTTCTTGCTATCATCTGCTTGTTCTTAATCCCCTTGTAGTACCACACACTACAGAAGGTTCACCTCTTTTCGGGGCAGTTTCTCCAGGTTTCTTAATACCTTCTACTTTGTGGCCTTGAGATTGGCCACGTCCGCTAGGTGCCTTTGGAGTGTTTACTCCTGCCACCCCTAGCTACATCCACCCAGGTGTGACAGGACCATTGTCTTCATGTCTGGACATCGTTTGCATGGACACAACCCAACATCCCCTGGGAGCTGACTTCATAAGCTGGAGGGAAGGAACTAAAGcttccccccctctccccacaatatgtatttattgtattGCTTTTCTCCCAACTGTGAACGTGGACGGCAttacttgtgttttcatttaacatGGGAATCTGACTTTACACTTTATCCCTATTGTAATCCACGTTAGGTTCATTTCACCCGTTCCAGGCTGTCAGGTGCTTTGGGATCCCAAGAGCCACGTAATAGTTTAGTGCTCTTGTGTGCTCTGAAAATGAGATGGGCTTGCCTCTGGGCCTCACCCAGCCACGGATAAAATATGAAGACAGAAGGCCAAGGGCTAATCCTCTAAGCAACCACACTCCTCTAAGAGCCAGGGCATTTAAGAGAGAAAACTGGTCTCTGTGGCCAAAAGGACAGTGTGGATAGCATGTATGTGCGTTATTAGCATTGCCTATAATTCAAAGGGccacttttgttttaatgtttattttggagagcgagagacagagtgtgaatgggggaggggcagagagagagggagacccagaatccaaagcaggctccaggctccaggctccgagctgtcggcacagagcccgacgcggggctcgaactcacaaaccgccacatcatgacctgagccgaagtcggacgcttcatcgactgagcACTCCAGGCGCCTCCAAAGGGCCACTTTTAAGAATCTAAGGGAGGCAGCTTTTACTCAAACCAGGCAGCCAAAACGACTGCTAGCACGGATGCTGGTCGGGCCCCTCCCTGCAGAATGAGGGTTAAGTCACTCTGCACATGCTCTGTGATGCCTCAGGCCCCTCCACCCATGCAGGACAGGAAGGAGGTCAGTGTGGAACGAGCTGGGTCTGCAGAGGGCTTTCGTGAGGACAGTAGCTTTGGAGAAAGCTGGGTTTGACCGGCATCCGCCCAGCCCctcatgccccccaccccccacccccagagaccAGTCCCACCGCACAACAGCAGACATCTGGTCCGCACTTACTTCTACAGGCGACTGCGGATCCTGGACAAATCATCAGTAATGCTCTTATCATCAATTTTCTCAGAAGGACGCTTCCTTCTGGCATTCTACGTTACAGGAGAGGCTACTATTTTGTATTCTTCACTGGCAAACCGTAAAAATATCAAGTCATTGTGTATACTTAGGCTATACATGCTGAAATAGGACAACTGATGTATTCTCTGGAATTCTGGCAACTACGTAAAAATGGGATTTCACGAGCTTAACCCCTAGACTATTGGGCTCTAGAACTGTTAAGATTTAGAATCACACAAAAGTGACTTCATCCTTAATCTTCACACCCTCTTTTAAAAGAACCTTTAATTAATTAGGTGGGTCAGTGACTCAACTCTCCACATGAATGTGTCAAAAAGGAGATGACCCAGGAGGCTGATAGCCTGATGCCAGCCAACTTGgatttttctaccaaaaaaaataaataaataaaaagagagggagaaaatgtaaGCTTGAAGAAAAATAGATAATGGGGAGTCATTTAGTAAATTAGTCTCAAATGCGAGAAAATTGTTACTGCTTCCCTCTCCTTGGAAAGTTTCCAAACTTATGCTCGCCTGGGCcaaactagaagaaaaacaaagtacgTGCTTAACACACATTTCGGTTTTCCCCAAGTCAGGGGAGaaacccccgccccgccccccagtgAGTAAAGTGAGGAGGATTTTCATACCCACTCTTGCAACTTAAGTTGCCTTCTCTTTTCCGTAAAGTCAAGTGCAAGGGAGCAGaagctctgtctttgtctttgtcaCCAATCCTTTATTGAAACTGGTAACTGACACACTTTAtaacagaacaacaaaaataatgttcAATATGTACAGCCTTTGCGACAGACTATTTGACTATACACAAGGCAGAGTGATAACACAATCTAATCTCCGTAATAACCTGTGCACAGAAAGACACCCAGCAGACAGCATGTGAACACATACAGTGGAATGACATCACGGGTCCAGTGAAACTCCCGCCTAATACAAAACGTCCTCCTCTATTGCAAATGACGGCTTTCTAAACACCCAGAGCGTTTCAGTAGTAGTTTACCCCGAGTCCGAGGCGGAGATCTGGTGTGTGGCTATGAGTCTCTTCAGTGACACCACCTCTGCAGACAAGTTTGCTATCATCCCCTGCTTCAGAAACAAATTCTCCGGGTCAGAGACTTGGTAGCCACCGTCCTTCATTTCTACAACTCCCGTTTTGAAGCTGTTCTGAGTTTTGCCGTTCAGTTCTTTTTGATGCCAGTGTTCCGATTTGAGAGACCAATCCTGGATGTTCGTCACCTGCAccgagaaaggggggagggaagaatgtACCATACTCGGGGCGCTATGCTTCTCCAGTTCGAAATGCCTCTTGGGCGTCCCGTCCACGGGCGAGGACGGCTTTTGCGTGGCCTCAAACTCGTGATCGAAGGCTTCGACTTTGATCTGCATGGCTTTGGCTTTGATGCGAAGCTTGTGCGGCAAGGCCGAGGAGTTCACTTCCGGAACTTTCACCACCGTGGCGTGCACGCGCTGAAGCTCCACGGGAGAGTGGATGGGGCCCTTGGGGACCTGCTGCTCGTCTTCTCCATCCGAGGACTTCCCCACCGCGCCGTCCTCGGTCTCCGACGTCCTGGGGGAGTTGCTGGAGGACCGGGCGGCCTGCAGCAGAGGCGGGGAGTGGGAGTAGCCGGGGAAGGCGGTCCCCATGAGGTTCCGGTACACGGAGGCCCGGTAGGCGCCCCGCTCGTCGCCAGGCTCCCTGGCGTAGCTCTCCAGCTCCACCGGCTCTTGCTTGATGGCCTGGAACTTGCCGTCGGGGCTCCCGCAGCCACCCCGCGCGGCCCCGTCCTGCGAGTGTTCCAGCGAGGACACCTCGGAGACGTCGGACAGGGAGGCCTGCGGGGAGTGCTTGATGACCGAGATGCAGCCGCTCGTCACCATCGCGGGCTCGTGCTCGTCCGCGAAGGGGCCCGCGCTGGACTTGGCCGCCTGGTAGTCTTGAAAGTACACAGCCGTGGAATGACTGAGTTTCTGGATCTCCTGGGCATACGCCGCAGAGCTGATCAGGCCAAACTTCAGCTTGAGGGAGAGCAGCTCGGCCTTCAGGGTGGCGTTCTCCTCGCCCAGCGCGATCAGCTTGTTCTCCAGGACCAGGTCGTTGAGCCGCCGCTTCTCCCGGGAGCGCTTGGCCGCTTCGTTGTTTTTCCGCCGCTTTTCCCAGTACATGGCGTCCTTCTTGTCGTCGGGGATGAACTCCCGCTTCCGCCGGCACGCCGAGGACTTGCTCTTCCCCACGCTGCCCTCGCCCAGCAGCAGCTCCTCGCCGGCCGTCAGCTCCTCGGACACGTCGGCCAGGGCGGGGCCGAGCACCGTCATCTTGTCCGCGCCGCTCCCGGCGTCCAGGGACGCCTGCTCCTTCTTCACGGTCTGCATCTTCCTCAGCTGCATCCGCAGCACGCGCCAGCGATTCCCCGCCACTCACCACCCGTGCTCTGACAGCGGCGGTGAAAGAGCCATCAACAGGCTTCCTTCTGGTCCGCGGGGCGAGACGAGTCTCTCCGGCTCCGCGGTCTGTCCCCGGGGCGACCTGCAACACAGCGAAGGAAGGGTTACCCGTCTGGCAGATGCTCCTCGCCCACCGCGCACCGGGAACCGCGCTGCGCACGCACGGCCTGTGGGTCTGCGCCAGCCCCAGCTctctcccggggcgcctgggggcccagtcggttgggcgtccgactccggctcaggtcacgatctcgcggttcgcgggtccgagccccgcgtcgggctccgtgctgacggctcggggcccggagcccgcttcggattctgtgcctccctctctctctctctctgcccctccctcgctcatgctccgtctctctctctcaaaaataaatattagaaaaaaaaaagacacagctcTTTGCTTCAAAGAGTCTGCCATCCAGAAATGGAAATAGGTAAGTAGTACAGGACAGGTCCCCCCGCTCCCTGGGACCTCTCAGCAGAGTGACACGTGGCCCAGGAAGAGGGGTGCAGCAACGCGCGTGCccagggagaaacagaggcaggCTGTTTCAGCAGCAGAAGTGTGGGGCCGGCGCGCAGACATGGGGCCTCCCAGGAGGGAAGGACAGATGGCCTCTGGGGGGGGTGGTTAACTTTTTGGTGCTCCCGAATAATTTCAGATGACATCTCTATCACCGCAAGGCAAGCAAGACCACCTCTTTCTTCCCAGGAACCTTCCCAGGTGAGCTCCGATACCCGGAAACAAATTCTGCAATCACACGGAACAAAATATATAACGGGTGCCCAATTTGTTTccgtaaaaatgaaaacagaagccacCCAAACCGACTGACTTGAAGTTGTTTCGACCTGACTCTCAACGGGGACACACCCCTGACTGCCGGCTGGGCTCGTGTCCACAGCTCATTGTGCCAGGTGGCCCAGGATTCTTCCCAACGAAGCCACCTCTCCTGGTACATCTGCGCTCCACCCTTAGATagacatgttctttttttctggttccttcgAATTGATTCGTCAAACCTCCACTTTAGATAGAAGCATcctaagtgctttttttttttatttttggtcccGAAAAGTCTGCCACAATAGATTTCATTTAGACAGTAGTTTGGGACGAAAATAAACAGTTACTattcaaagggttttttttttttttttttaagtacagtgcATTCCTGAAACTTGAAGTTATTTTAAACCTAGAGAATATAATTATGGaaagaatttctttccattttactaatgagtttcaaacaaaatatatgaaaaaaaaaaataaaccctcaaAAATAGAACCATCAGCTGGCTTCCTTTTCCACTGATGAGATATTTGTCATCTGAATTTGGCTTGACATGAGGTAATAAACCCATATTAGGTTCCAGTAACAATCTTTTTGTGGTGGTTTTTGGATCTGTGTTT
Above is a window of Panthera tigris isolate Pti1 chromosome D4, P.tigris_Pti1_mat1.1, whole genome shotgun sequence DNA encoding:
- the NFIL3 gene encoding nuclear factor interleukin-3-regulated protein, with the protein product MQLRKMQTVKKEQASLDAGSGADKMTVLGPALADVSEELTAGEELLLGEGSVGKSKSSACRRKREFIPDDKKDAMYWEKRRKNNEAAKRSREKRRLNDLVLENKLIALGEENATLKAELLSLKLKFGLISSAAYAQEIQKLSHSTAVYFQDYQAAKSSAGPFADEHEPAMVTSGCISVIKHSPQASLSDVSEVSSLEHSQDGAARGGCGSPDGKFQAIKQEPVELESYAREPGDERGAYRASVYRNLMGTAFPGYSHSPPLLQAARSSSNSPRTSETEDGAVGKSSDGEDEQQVPKGPIHSPVELQRVHATVVKVPEVNSSALPHKLRIKAKAMQIKVEAFDHEFEATQKPSSPVDGTPKRHFELEKHSAPSMVHSSLPPFSVQVTNIQDWSLKSEHWHQKELNGKTQNSFKTGVVEMKDGGYQVSDPENLFLKQGMIANLSAEVVSLKRLIATHQISASDSG